Genomic segment of Parageobacillus genomosp. 1:
GAGCTAATTCAAAAAAATCCGGGAATTTTGCGGAGACCGATTATTATCGATGAAAAACGGCTTCAAGTCGGTTACAACGAAGATGAAATTCGCCGTTTCTTGCCGCGCAAAGTGCGAGCATATCAGCTTCGCCAAGCGCAGCGGCTCGTTAACGAATAAGGGGAATAAACTTCTACATGGTCCGTCATGTAGAAGTTTTTTATTAAATAAACAAGCGAACGCGGTTTAGGTCCAGCGTTGAAACTTGCGCCGATTGATCATGAAACCAAGCAGTACGGTCAATCCGGCTGTAACAAATGGGAATACTGATTTCCATGCGAAAGCACTATCATATAAATGGCGGATTTGCTGTTCGGCAGTGATCATTTTTCCGGCAGTATAGGCCAATAACGCTCCGCCGATGTAAATAAGGAAGGAGTAACGTTCCATCGCATAAAGGATAAGTTTGCTGCCTAAAATGATAATAGGAACAGAAAACAGGAAGCCAAAGACCACAAGAGCAGTATGACCTTGAGCAGCTCCAGCGATCGCGATCACATTATCTAACCCCATGGCTACATCGGCTATTACAATTGTCTGTACCGCCTTCCAAAGCGATGTTTCCGATTTAATCGATGCATGTGTTTCTTCTTTTTGAATGAGCAGCCTTAAGGAGATCCAAAGCAAAATACAGCCGCCAATTAGTTGTAAAAATGGAATTTTTAATAACATTACCACCATGATCGTCAGAATCATACGAATGAAAATGGCCAACGCTGTACCAAGCACAATCGCGATATTTCGCTTTTGTTCCGGCAGCTTTCGGCTTGCCAATGCGATGACCACAGCATTGTCCCCACCAAGAATAACATCAATGCCAATGATGAGCAGAATGGAAATCACATATTCGTCAATCATGTGTGTCCCTCGTTTCATTTGTTTTCATCACCATTATAGTAGGACGTGTTGTGTTTCATGCCCAATTTTTAAAAACGCGTTTTTTTATTTCCCTTCTTTCGCTTTTTGTCATAAAATAAAAGTACAAGACATAGTCTTGTATTTAAATAGAATTTTTGGGGGTAAAAATCCCTTCAATTTTATTCTTTTTCAGAAGGGAGAGTTCGGCAAGTGGAAATAGAACGCATTAATGAACATACAGTCAAATTTTATATTTCGTATGTTGATATAGAGGAGCGCGGTTTTGACCGCGAAGAAATTTGGTATAACCGTGAGCGCAGTGAAGAATTGTTTTGGGAAATGATGGATGAAGTCCATAGTGAAGGGGATTTTTCCCTTGAGGGTCCTCTTTGGATCCAGGTGCAGGCGTTAGAGAAAGGGTTAGAAGTGTTGGTGACGAAAGCGCAGTTATCAAAAGATGGAAGCAAGCTAGAACTCCCTCTTCCAGAAGACAAATTGCGTGAATTTTCCGTTCCAGTTGATGAAAAAATTGAGGCGATTTTGGATCACCATTTCCATATTTCGCGCGGCGATGAGTCGTTTGCGGACGAGGATGATCATGAAGTTCTCCAGTTTACCATTTGTTTTAAAGATATCGAAGACGTCATTGCCCTCGCCCATCGTGCTGATTTTACAGGATTTGTCAATCATCTTTTCCAATTTGAAGAACGTTACTATTTGTTTGTGCAATTTAACGAAGAAGATTATACAGAACATGAGATTGACAATATGCTAAGCTTGCTTTTAGAATATGGAACGGATTCGCAAGTAACCATTCACCGTTTAGAGGAATATGGGAAAGAAGTCATTCGTAACAATGCTTTAGAGACGCTTAAAACATATTTCCCATTGAATTAGCTGCGCCTGAAAAGTAGCCGCCGATTTCGCTGTTGGAAATCGGCGTTTTCTTCGCCATCAAGTTCAGAAAATAGGTAAGGTGAACTTTGTTGAGAAATGCGTTAAGAGTCATTATCTTTGCTTTGTTTGTAGCCGCTTTTTTATTTTTGGCCAATGATTATTGGGAAGGGAAGCTACTTGGTATTCTTAGTGTACTCATTTCTTTTTCGGTCGTTTTTATTGCGTTTGTTATTTCTTTGGAAAATCGGAAACCTGCCCATACGATTACGTGGTTAATCGTATTAGGAAGCTTTCCTTTGCTTGGTTTTTTGTTTTATTTAATGTTTGGAAGAAATTATTGGCAACAACGGCGTTTTAAAAAGAAAGCTGAGTTCGATGAAGAGATGTTTTTGCAATTTCAAGAGCAACGTCAAATGAATATGGAGCAAATGCCAATTGCGGAGCATCAGCGTCCGTTGCTTCAACTTGCTCATCAAATTGGCCAAAACCCTGTTTCCCTTGCGACGGAAACAAGGGTATTAACAAATGGACAAGAAACGTTTTCAACTATTTTTGAAGAGCTTGAAAAAGCGGCACATCATGTTCATCTTGAATATTACATTGTCCGCCATGATGAAGTGGGACAAAGATTAAAAGCCACTTTAATAAACAAAGCGAAACAGGGGGTACGCATCCGATTTCTTTATGATGCCGTTGGCAGCTGGAAATTGTCGAAAGCCTATATTCAAGAGTTGCGTGATGCGGGAGTAGAAATGATTCCTTTTTCGCCGGTTCGTCTTCCATTTTTAAATAATAAAATCAATTTTCGCAACCATCGGAAAATTATCGTTATTGACGGGACGATTGGTTTTGTCGGCGGTTTAAACATCGGTGATGAATATTTAGGCAAAGACAAATATTTTGGTTTTTGGCGTGATACACATTTATGGATTCGCGGAGAAGCGGTGAGGACGCTGCAGCTCATTTTTTTGCAAGATTGGTATTATATGACAGGTGAAAAATTATTTACTCCAGAGTATTTATCTCCTCAACTAGTTCATTATGAAGGGCAGGGGGGAGTGCAACTAATCGCCGGGGGGCCGGATCAAAAATGGGAGGTTATCAAGCACTTATATTTTGCGATGATTACGTCAGCACAACGGTCGATTTGGATTGCCTCCCCGTACTTTGTCCCTGATGAGGACATTTTAACAGCGTTGAAGGTTGCTGCTTTAAGCGGCATCGATGTTCGCATTTTAGCGCCAAAGCGGCCGGATAAAAAGATTGTTTTTTATGCGTCCAGATCTTATTTTCCGGAGTTACTGGAAGCTGGTGTAAAAATTTATGAATATGAGAAAGGATTTTTGCACAGCAAAGTAATGATCGTTGATGGCGAGCTGGCGTCCATTGGCACGGCGAATATGGATATGCGCAGCTTTCATCTGAATTTTGAGGTCAATGCGTTTTTATACCATACCGATAGTACGAACAAGCTTGCCGCTGATTTTATGGAAGATTTAAGCGATGCCAATGAAATCGATTATGAAGCATTCCAGCGGCGTCCATTATCGATTCGCGTCGTTGAATCGATATCACGGCTGTTGTCACCTTTGTTGTAAACATGCGCCCGGGCGATGCCCCGGCATTTTTTATTTCGGCGATAGGAAAAACCGCCGCTTTTGTTGAAATGTTCACTATACCCTTAATGATGAAAGGATGTGACCGCTTTGCTTATTGCCATGCTGCAAAACGGGGAAATGGTTTCGTTGGCAGGAAGGTGGACAAAAGAAAGACTGATTCCGTTAAAAAGAGAAACGTTCTTTTGCCCCGCTTGTCGGCAGGAAGTGGTATTAAAGCTCGGCAATCACCGCATTCCACATTTTGCCCATAAAAAAGGTACCGCTTGTCCGTACGAACATGAACCAGAGTCCACCCGTCATGTAACAGGAAAATTGGATTTATTTGAATGGCTTAAGCGCCAAGGCATACCGGCCAAATTGGAGCCATATTTGCCGTCGGTACAGCAGCGGCCGGATATTTTACTTCAGTATCGCCATCATGCCTATGCTTTGGAATATCAATGTTCTGCGATTAGTGAACCGCTGTTTCAAAAACGCAACGACGCTTATCGCCTGGCAGGAATTCGTCCAATTTGGATCCTCGGCGCCCACCATTTGCGTTGCCAGTCCAATATGCCCCACCATGTTGCAATCCCCCGCTTTCAATGGATGTTTGCCCATCATTTTCCGTTTGTTCCCCGTCCGCTTCTTTTTTACTACTGTCCGCACACAAAACGGCTTACCCGCCTCGTTCGCCTTATTCCGCTATCCGTTCGCCGCGCATTTGCCATTCCGCTCGTTTTCCCGTTACATTCGCTTTCGTTCTCCGATTTGCTTTTTTCTTCTGCTGCTTCGCTGCCCCCGTCATTTTGGGACGAGTGGCTTCATCATAAAAAGCAATGGCGGCTTACGTTTACTTTATATCCAAATAAAACAACAAGGCTGATTTGCGCCGATTTTTACCGCTTTGGCATCATCCCTTCTCTTTTTCCCACGGAAGCAGGCTGGCCGCTTCACCATGGCTATTTGTTGGAAGCTCCGCCGTTTATTTGGCAAACGTACGTGCTGATTCCATTGCTGCGGTCGGAAGGGCGCACTGTCCCGCTTTATTCTATTTACCGTTTCATCGAGGAAAGAATACGGACTGGCCGAATTGCGCTCCGCGTGCTGCCGCTTGCCACAGGACAGCGCTATACACAGGCGGTTTATGAGTATTTGCAATTGCTCACAAAGCTGGGCTATATCGAGTGGGAAAACCGCCGTGCGCTTCGTTTCATCAAACCGTTTACGTTTCCGGCAACTATGGATGAAGTGATCAAACAAGACAAGCAGATGGCCGAACAAATAAAAATGACACCGTCACTTCGCGATTATGTACGGGAGCTGGAGCTGGGCAAAAACGGCAACTGGTCGTAAACATTTATTTTGTTAAAACAGGAAATGATAGTAAAAAAGCGAATATGATGTATGATATAATTTTCCAAAGGAGGTTGACAAAATGGAAGCGAAGCAAACGAAAAAATCGCTGCCGTTACGCAGCGAAATTCCCGTTGAGGAAACTTGGCGTTTAGAGGATATTTTCCCGACGGATGAAGCGTGGGAACAGGAATTTCAAGAAGTGAAAAAAATGATTCCGAAATTAGCGGAGTATCAAGGCCGATTGGGAGAGTCGGCGGATGTGCTGTACGAAGCGCTTCAATACCAAGACGAAGTGTCGATGCGCCTTGGCAAGCTGTATACATATGCACATATGCGCTACGACCAAGATACGACAAACGCTTTTTACCAAGGGCTCAACGACCGGGCGACAAGCCTTTACAGCGAAGCTTCGAGCGCAATGGCGTTTATCGTTCCGGAAATTTTAGCGATCGATGAGGCGAAATTGCGTTCGTTTTTAGAAGAGAAACAAGAATTAAAACTGTATGAACACGCGTTAGACGAAATTAACCGCCAGCGTCCGCACGTGCTGTCAGCAGAGGAAGAGGCGCTGCTTGCTCAGGCAGCAGAGGTGATGCAATCCTCCTCGTCTACTTTTAGCATGCTGAATAATGCTGATTTAACGTTCCCGACGATTATTGACGAAAATGGCGAAGAAGTGGAAGTAACGCACGGACGCTTTATCCGCTTTTTGGAAAGCACGGACCGCCGCGTGCGCCGCGATGCGTTTAAAGCGGTGTACGACACGTATGAAAAATATAAAAATACGTTTGCCAGCACGCTCGCTGGCGCGGTGAAAAAAGATAACTTTTTCGCGCGCGTCCGCCGCTACAAATCGGCGCGGGAAGCGGCATTAAGCAGCAACAACATTCCGGAAAGTGTCTACGATAATTTGATTGAAACGGTCCATGAGCATTTGCCGCTGTTGCACCGTTATGTGCGCCTGCGCAAAAAAGTGCTTGGACTTGATGAGCTTCATATGTATGATCTGTACACGCCGCTTGTCCAAGACGTGAAAATGGAAGTCACGTATGAAGAAGCGAAAGAATATATGCTAAAAGCGCTTGCCCCTCTTGGTGAAGAATACATCAGCATTGTGAAAGAAGGACTGGAAAACCGCTGGGTCGATGTGCGCGAAAATAAAGGAAAACGGAGCGGGGCTTATTCGTCAGGGGCATATGGCACCCATCCGTATATTTTGCTAAATTGGCAAGATAACGTGAATAATTTATTTACGTTAGTCCATGAATTCGGCCATTCTGTTCATAGCTATTACACGCGGAAAACGCAGCCATATCCGTATGCGAACTATTCGATTTTTGTCGCCGAAGTCGCATCGACATGCAATGAAGCGCTGTTAAATGACTATTTATTAAAAACGATGGATGAGGAGAAAAAGCGGCTCTATTTGCTGAACCATTATTTAGAAGGATTCCGCGGCACGGTCTTTCGCCAAACGATGTTTGCCGAGTTTGAACATATGATTCATATAAAGGCGCAGGAAGGCGAGGCGCTGACCGCTGATTCATTGACTTCGCTCTATTATGAATTAAATAAAAAATATTTTGGCGAGGACATTGTCGTTGATCAGGAAATTGGCTTAGAGTGGGCGCGCATTCCGCATTTTTATTACAATTATTATGTATATCAATATGCCACAGGTTTCAGCGCTGCGACAGCATTAAGCAAACAAATACTTGAAGAAGGCGAGCCGGCGGTGAAGCGCTATATTGAGTTTTTGAAGGCGGGAAGCTCTGACTATCCGATTGAGGTGCTGAAAAAAGCCGGGGTAGATATGACGAGCGCGGAACCGATTCGTCAAGCATGCCAAGTGTTTGCGGAGAAACTGG
This window contains:
- a CDS encoding TerC family protein; the protein is MIDEYVISILLIIGIDVILGGDNAVVIALASRKLPEQKRNIAIVLGTALAIFIRMILTIMVVMLLKIPFLQLIGGCILLWISLRLLIQKEETHASIKSETSLWKAVQTIVIADVAMGLDNVIAIAGAAQGHTALVVFGFLFSVPIIILGSKLILYAMERYSFLIYIGGALLAYTAGKMITAEQQIRHLYDSAFAWKSVFPFVTAGLTVLLGFMINRRKFQRWT
- a CDS encoding competence protein CoiA, yielding MTALLIAMLQNGEMVSLAGRWTKERLIPLKRETFFCPACRQEVVLKLGNHRIPHFAHKKGTACPYEHEPESTRHVTGKLDLFEWLKRQGIPAKLEPYLPSVQQRPDILLQYRHHAYALEYQCSAISEPLFQKRNDAYRLAGIRPIWILGAHHLRCQSNMPHHVAIPRFQWMFAHHFPFVPRPLLFYYCPHTKRLTRLVRLIPLSVRRAFAIPLVFPLHSLSFSDLLFSSAASLPPSFWDEWLHHKKQWRLTFTLYPNKTTRLICADFYRFGIIPSLFPTEAGWPLHHGYLLEAPPFIWQTYVLIPLLRSEGRTVPLYSIYRFIEERIRTGRIALRVLPLATGQRYTQAVYEYLQLLTKLGYIEWENRRALRFIKPFTFPATMDEVIKQDKQMAEQIKMTPSLRDYVRELELGKNGNWS
- the cls gene encoding cardiolipin synthase, with translation MRNALRVIIFALFVAAFLFLANDYWEGKLLGILSVLISFSVVFIAFVISLENRKPAHTITWLIVLGSFPLLGFLFYLMFGRNYWQQRRFKKKAEFDEEMFLQFQEQRQMNMEQMPIAEHQRPLLQLAHQIGQNPVSLATETRVLTNGQETFSTIFEELEKAAHHVHLEYYIVRHDEVGQRLKATLINKAKQGVRIRFLYDAVGSWKLSKAYIQELRDAGVEMIPFSPVRLPFLNNKINFRNHRKIIVIDGTIGFVGGLNIGDEYLGKDKYFGFWRDTHLWIRGEAVRTLQLIFLQDWYYMTGEKLFTPEYLSPQLVHYEGQGGVQLIAGGPDQKWEVIKHLYFAMITSAQRSIWIASPYFVPDEDILTALKVAALSGIDVRILAPKRPDKKIVFYASRSYFPELLEAGVKIYEYEKGFLHSKVMIVDGELASIGTANMDMRSFHLNFEVNAFLYHTDSTNKLAADFMEDLSDANEIDYEAFQRRPLSIRVVESISRLLSPLL
- the pepF gene encoding oligoendopeptidase F, whose amino-acid sequence is MEAKQTKKSLPLRSEIPVEETWRLEDIFPTDEAWEQEFQEVKKMIPKLAEYQGRLGESADVLYEALQYQDEVSMRLGKLYTYAHMRYDQDTTNAFYQGLNDRATSLYSEASSAMAFIVPEILAIDEAKLRSFLEEKQELKLYEHALDEINRQRPHVLSAEEEALLAQAAEVMQSSSSTFSMLNNADLTFPTIIDENGEEVEVTHGRFIRFLESTDRRVRRDAFKAVYDTYEKYKNTFASTLAGAVKKDNFFARVRRYKSAREAALSSNNIPESVYDNLIETVHEHLPLLHRYVRLRKKVLGLDELHMYDLYTPLVQDVKMEVTYEEAKEYMLKALAPLGEEYISIVKEGLENRWVDVRENKGKRSGAYSSGAYGTHPYILLNWQDNVNNLFTLVHEFGHSVHSYYTRKTQPYPYANYSIFVAEVASTCNEALLNDYLLKTMDEEKKRLYLLNHYLEGFRGTVFRQTMFAEFEHMIHIKAQEGEALTADSLTSLYYELNKKYFGEDIVVDQEIGLEWARIPHFYYNYYVYQYATGFSAATALSKQILEEGEPAVKRYIEFLKAGSSDYPIEVLKKAGVDMTSAEPIRQACQVFAEKLEEMEKLLS
- the mecA gene encoding adaptor protein MecA: MEIERINEHTVKFYISYVDIEERGFDREEIWYNRERSEELFWEMMDEVHSEGDFSLEGPLWIQVQALEKGLEVLVTKAQLSKDGSKLELPLPEDKLREFSVPVDEKIEAILDHHFHISRGDESFADEDDHEVLQFTICFKDIEDVIALAHRADFTGFVNHLFQFEERYYLFVQFNEEDYTEHEIDNMLSLLLEYGTDSQVTIHRLEEYGKEVIRNNALETLKTYFPLN